A stretch of Mobula birostris isolate sMobBir1 chromosome 2, sMobBir1.hap1, whole genome shotgun sequence DNA encodes these proteins:
- the LOC140194179 gene encoding trace amine-associated receptor 13c-like, translating into MALKATLYIFISFSILISIFGNLVVIISVLHFKQLHTPTNYLVLSLAFVDFLVGFIVLPYSMIRSIETCWYFGHVFCKIHSILDIMLTIVSIYNICFIAVDRYYAICDPFLYSIKITLPVTIVTVSLIWLFAIFYGLRLILSDFSKKSLDDYIPAMACEGSCITYAKFEGHIDALIIFCFPISIILGIYVKIFFVVKCKHGRVIGSMSSNSDNTEENNTGNLRKKQQIAVKNQSAIMGIFTFSWLPFYVNNIFDSYFNFLIPTALGDVITWFGFFNSTLNPILYAYLYPWYRKTLKLMLSCEIFNSDSAAIDFFSE; encoded by the coding sequence ATGGCACTCAAAGCAACCCTGTACATTTTTATTAGCTTTTCAATATTAATTTCCATATTTGGAAATCTGGTGGTGATCATTTCAGTTTTACATTTCAAGCAGCTACACACACCCACCAATTATCTTGTATTATCTTTAGCATTTGTTGATTTCCTGGTTGGCTTTATAGTATTGCCTTATAGTATGATCAGGTCTATAGAAACATGTTGGTATTTTGGACATGTGTTTTGTAAAATTCATTCAATTCTTGATATTATGTTAACTATAGTTTCAATTTATAATATATGTTTTATTGCAGTTGATCGATACTATGCCATTTGTGACCCCTTTCTCTATTCTATAAAAATAACCCTGCCTGTGACAATTGTCACTGTTTCTTTAATCTGGCTATTTGCTATCTTTTATGGTCTTAGACTGATTTTGTCAGACTTCAGTAAAAAGTCATTAGATGATTATATACCTGCTATGGCTTGCGAAGGCAGCTGCATCACATATGCTAAGTTTGAGGGGCATATCGATGCATTGATCATATTTTGTTTTCCCATTTCTATCATTCTGGGCATATACGTTAAAATATTTTTTGTGGTCAAATGTAAACATGGCAGAGTAATCGGAAGCATGTCAAGCAATAGTGATAACACAGAAGAAAACAATACTGGAAACTTACGTAAAAAGCAACAAATAGCTGTAAAAAATCAAAGTGCAATAATGGGAATTTTTACATTCTCCTGGCTGCCTTTCTATGTAAATAACATTTTTGAttcatattttaattttttaatccCAACAGCTTTAGGTGATGTAATTACTTGGTTTGGATTCTTTAATTCTACTTTGAACCCAATTCTTTATGCTTATTTATATCCATGGTATCGCAAAACACTCAAGCTTATGCTCTCTTGTGAGATATTTAACTCGGATTCAGCTGCAATAGATTTCTTTTCAGAATAA